A section of the Streptomyces sp. V3I8 genome encodes:
- a CDS encoding MFS transporter: MRPGGNRGWLLRLVIAFSFAQGAVSMARPAVSYRALALGADERAIGVIAGVYALLPLFAAVPLGRRTDHGRCAPLLPVGVVLIAGGCALSGTADSLTAMAAWSGVMGLGHLSFVIGAQSLVARQSAPHEQDRNFGHFTIGASLGQLVGPVAAGVLIGGPDLAGTSALALLAAGGVAAFAFVSLWRIEHRTPTASRTGQGPRVPVGRILRTRGVPAGIFISLAVLSATDILTAYLPVVGEHRGIAPSVIGLLLSLRAAATIACRLVMTPMLRLLGRAALLGTTCLLAALLCAAIALPLPVRGLAVVLAVLGFCLGVGQPLSMTTVVQAAPDGARSTALALRLTGNRLGQVAAPAAAGLIAGVAGVAAPFVMLGGLLLVASGLGLRRGRTAAGSAAAGKRDGTVTAPELGKRRTGPGGR, encoded by the coding sequence GTGAGGCCCGGTGGGAACCGCGGCTGGCTGCTCCGCCTCGTCATCGCCTTCAGCTTCGCGCAGGGGGCGGTGTCGATGGCGCGGCCCGCCGTCTCCTACCGGGCCCTCGCGCTCGGCGCCGACGAGCGGGCGATCGGCGTGATCGCCGGCGTGTACGCGCTGCTGCCGCTCTTCGCCGCCGTCCCGCTCGGCCGCAGGACCGACCACGGCCGGTGCGCCCCGCTGCTCCCCGTGGGCGTGGTCCTCATCGCCGGGGGCTGCGCCCTCAGCGGTACGGCGGACTCCCTCACCGCGATGGCGGCCTGGAGCGGGGTGATGGGCCTCGGGCACCTCTCCTTCGTGATCGGCGCCCAGTCGCTCGTGGCCCGCCAGTCCGCGCCCCACGAACAGGACCGCAACTTCGGCCACTTCACCATCGGCGCCTCGCTCGGCCAGCTCGTCGGACCGGTCGCCGCGGGCGTCCTGATCGGCGGCCCCGACCTGGCGGGCACCAGCGCCCTCGCCCTGCTGGCCGCGGGCGGCGTCGCGGCGTTCGCGTTCGTCTCCCTGTGGCGCATCGAGCACCGTACGCCGACCGCGTCCCGCACCGGGCAGGGCCCGCGCGTGCCCGTGGGCCGCATCCTGCGCACCCGGGGCGTGCCCGCGGGCATCTTCATCAGCCTCGCCGTGCTCTCCGCGACGGACATCCTCACCGCCTACCTCCCGGTGGTCGGCGAGCACCGGGGCATCGCGCCCTCCGTGATCGGCCTGCTGCTCAGCCTGCGCGCGGCGGCGACCATCGCCTGCCGGCTGGTGATGACACCGATGCTGCGGCTCCTCGGCCGGGCCGCACTGCTCGGCACGACCTGTCTGCTGGCGGCCCTGCTGTGCGCCGCGATCGCGCTGCCCCTGCCGGTCCGGGGCCTCGCCGTGGTCCTCGCCGTGCTGGGCTTCTGCCTGGGGGTCGGCCAGCCCCTGTCGATGACCACGGTCGTCCAGGCGGCCCCGGACGGCGCCCGTTCCACCGCCCTCGCCCTGCGGCTGACCGGCAACCGGCTCGGCCAGGTCGCGGCGCCCGCCGCGGCGGGGCTGATCGCGGGGGTCGCGGGTGTGGCGGCGCCGTTCGTGATGCTGGGCGGGCTGCTGCTGGTGGCCTCGGGCCTGGGACTGCGGCGGGGCCGGACCGCCGCCGGATCCGCGGCGGCCGGGAAACGGGACGGAACCGTGACCGCGCCTGAACTCGGCAAACGCCGAACGGGGCCCGGCGGCCGCTGA
- a CDS encoding ABC transporter ATP-binding protein — MPRAVSLHQVSKAYTPGIRVVERLSLDIEPGEFLVLLGPSGCGKSTVLRMLAGLEEPTEGEVRLDGAYANHLPPSERDMAMVFQNYALYPSMSGRGNMGFPLRIEDPGRDPRPRVEATARMLGIEDLLDRFPHQLSGGERQRVAMGRAIVRHPSVFLMDEPLANLDAKLRNHLRAEMARLTRELDVTTVYVTHDQAEAMSLGDRVAVLRGGVLQQHSTPRAVYALPENVFVAAFIGTPRINLLRGVVLAPLDGAMSIGLGRQALVLPEPLSPDHRLLRVQQGREIVVGLRSEAVRLARPSRARPGEVAISGLVEHVEFQGHEVLVHLDTGSQPARVPELEAPRPAARAAGRRRRREGGVLDRLRDRAGTLRAGPVVVLEHPADAEPDRTVQPSAEALLPGDLIVRTTPDHTLRHGMQVPLLVDLAHLFVFDRHGARICPAPARLPDLEG; from the coding sequence ATGCCACGTGCCGTCTCTCTGCACCAGGTGAGCAAGGCCTACACGCCGGGCATCCGCGTGGTGGAGCGGCTGTCGCTCGACATCGAGCCCGGCGAGTTCCTCGTGCTGCTGGGCCCGTCCGGCTGCGGCAAGTCGACCGTGCTGAGGATGCTCGCCGGTCTCGAGGAGCCCACCGAGGGGGAGGTGCGGCTCGACGGGGCGTACGCCAACCATCTCCCGCCCTCCGAGCGGGACATGGCGATGGTGTTCCAGAACTACGCGCTCTACCCGAGCATGAGCGGCCGCGGGAACATGGGCTTCCCCCTGCGGATCGAGGATCCCGGCCGGGACCCCCGCCCACGCGTGGAGGCCACGGCCCGGATGCTCGGCATCGAGGACCTCCTGGACCGCTTCCCCCACCAGCTCTCCGGCGGGGAACGCCAGCGCGTGGCGATGGGCCGGGCGATCGTCCGGCACCCCTCCGTCTTCCTGATGGACGAGCCGCTGGCCAACCTCGACGCCAAGCTCCGCAACCACCTGCGGGCCGAGATGGCCCGGCTCACCAGGGAACTGGACGTCACCACCGTGTACGTCACCCACGACCAGGCGGAGGCGATGTCGCTGGGCGACCGGGTCGCCGTCCTGCGCGGCGGCGTCCTCCAGCAGCACAGCACCCCGCGCGCGGTCTACGCGCTGCCGGAGAACGTCTTCGTCGCCGCCTTCATCGGTACGCCCAGGATCAACCTGCTCCGAGGGGTCGTCCTCGCCCCGCTCGACGGCGCCATGTCGATCGGCCTCGGCCGCCAGGCCCTCGTCCTGCCCGAGCCCCTGTCCCCGGACCACCGGCTGCTCCGGGTGCAGCAGGGCCGCGAGATCGTCGTCGGGCTGCGCTCCGAGGCCGTCCGTCTCGCCCGGCCGTCGCGGGCCCGGCCCGGTGAGGTGGCGATCAGCGGCCTCGTCGAGCATGTGGAGTTCCAGGGGCACGAGGTCCTCGTCCACCTCGACACCGGTTCGCAGCCCGCACGCGTACCGGAACTGGAGGCACCCCGCCCGGCCGCCCGGGCGGCCGGGCGCCGCCGTCGTCGGGAGGGCGGCGTCCTCGACCGGCTGCGGGACCGGGCGGGCACCCTGCGGGCCGGGCCCGTCGTGGTCCTCGAACACCCTGCCGACGCGGAACCGGACCGGACCGTACAGCCGTCGGCCGAGGCCCTGCTGCCGGGAGACCTCATCGTCCGTACGACACCGGACCACACGCTGCGTCACGGCATGCAGGTCCCGCTCCTGGTGGACCTCGCCCACCTGTTCGTCTTCGACCGGCACGGCGCACGCATCTGCCCGGCCCCGGCACGCCTGCCCGACCTGGAGGGGTGA